The Mercurialis annua linkage group LG2, ddMerAnnu1.2, whole genome shotgun sequence genome contains a region encoding:
- the LOC130014708 gene encoding premnaspirodiene oxygenase-like gives MTLQHMLYISLAYQLQLSFLHFTVIYTMDDLKYSFFLPLLCFLLLIFIVRRNLKLSNASSSGTLPYKLPPGPIKLPIIGNMLHLVGSLPHHRLRDLADRYGPIMHLQLGEISTIVISSPETAKQVLKIHDLSFAQRPFLLAAGIVMYNFKDIAFAPYGDNWRQMRKICNLELLSTKRVQSFRSIREEEVLFLVNSISTSTESPVNLSKMLFALSNIITLRAAFGKIIKQKDEFLPLIQKTIQMFEGFSVADIFPSVKFLHGITGMKPKLERLHQEADMILENIIKKHRENKALGSYPKAGEANTLVDVLLNLQDHGNLEFSLTTDCIKAIMLDMFLAGTNPSATTIEWSMSEMIKNTRVMQKAQEEVRNLFNKKQQVIDETSLQELKYLKLVIKETLRLHPPAPLLLPRECRERVEITGYEIPVNTRIIVNAWAVGRNPRYWKEAEKFNPERFLDNSTDYRGKDFEFIPFGGGRRMCHGMSYGMAVVELVLANLLYHFDWKLSGGMEPNDLDMSECFGASARRKNELYLIPIPY, from the exons ATGACACTGCAACATATGCTTTATATCTCACTAGCATATCAATTACAACTATCCTTCCTTCATTTCACCGTTATTTATACTATGGATGACCTGAAATATTCCTTTTTTCTTCCCTTGTTGTGCTTCCTTTTGCTCATTTTCATTGTACGGAGAAATCTGAAGTTGTCCAATGCAAGCAGCAGCGGTACCTTACCTTACAAGTTACCTCCGGGGCCAATAAAGCTACCAATAATCGGTAACATGCTCCACCTCGTCGGCTCTCTCCCGCATCATCGTCTTAGAGATTTAGCCGACAGATACGGCCCTATAATGCACCTTCAGCTAGGCGAAATTTCAACTATAGTCATTTCTTCGCCCGAAACTGCTAAACAAGTGCTGAAAATCCACGATCTGAGCTTCGCCCAAAGACCCTTTCTACTTGCTGCAGGTATTGTCATGTATAATTTTAAAGATATTGCTTTTGCACCTTACGGTGATAACTGGAGGCAGATGCGAAAGATTTGTAATCTCGAGTTATTGAGCACAAAACGCGTTCAATCGTTCAGATCAATTAGGGAAGAAGAGGTTTTATTTCTTGTAAACTCAATTTCTACTAGTACAGAGTCACCAGTTAATCTGAGCAAGATGTTATTTGCTTTGTCGAATATTATAACTTTAAGGGCAGCATTTGGGAAGATTATAAAGCAGAAAGATGAGTTCTTGCCACTTATTCAGAAAACTATTCAGATGTTTGAAGGTTTTAGTGTTGCGGATATTTTCCCTTCAGTTAAGTTTCTCCATGGAATTACAGGGATGAAGCCTAAATTAGAGAGGCTGCATCAAGAAGCTGATATGATtcttgaaaatattattaaaaaacataGAGAAAACAAGGCTTTGGGAAGTTATCCGAAAGCGGGAGAAGCAAATACTCTTGTCGATGTGCTTTTGAATCTTCAAGATCATGGCAACCTTGAATTTTCCTTAACAACTGACTGCATCAAAGCGATCATGCTT GACATGTTTCTTGCCGGAACCAATCCATCAGCTACAACAATAGAATGGTCAATGTCAGAAATGATCAAAAATACAAGAGTGATGCAAAAAGCACAAGAAGAGGTTAGGAATCTCTTTAATAAAAAACAACAAGTTATAGACGAAACAAGTCTCCAAGAATTGAAGTACTTAAAACTTGTTATCAAAGAAACATTAAGGTTACATCCTCCTGCTCCGTTACTTCTTCCGAGAGAATGTAGAGAGAGAGTAGAAATTACTGGATACGAAATCCCGGTAAATACTAGAATTATTGTGAATGCATGGGCAGTCGGAAGAAACCCTCGTTATTGGAAAGAAGCTGAGAAATTCAATCCAGAGAGATTTTTGGATAATTCAACTGATTACCGAGGAAAAGATTTTGAATTTATTCCTTTTGGTGGCGGAAGAAGGATGTGTCATGGTATGTCATATGGTATGGCCGTTGTTGAACTTGTACTTGCAAATTTGTTGTACCATTTTGATTGGAAACTCTCCGGTGGAATGGAACCTAATGATCTAGACATGTCTGAATGTTTTGGAGCTTCAGCTAGAAGAAAAAATGAGCTCTACTTGATTCCCATTCCATACTAA